A genomic window from Chitinophaga pollutisoli includes:
- the rplA gene encoding 50S ribosomal protein L1, whose amino-acid sequence MATKKRKVADTKVDKNKSYSLKEASALVKDINCTKFDSSVDLHIRLGVDPKKADQAIRGSVTLPHGTGKTKKVLVLCTPDKEAAAKEAGADFVGLDDFIAQIEGGWTDVDVIIATPATMPKIGKLGKILGPRNLMPNPKTGTVTNDVAAAVNEVKGGKITFKVDKAGIIHASIGRISFAPEKIEQNSQELINAIIKLKPATAKGTYLKGLSMAATMSPGIVIDTKSVQN is encoded by the coding sequence ATGGCAACGAAAAAAAGAAAAGTAGCTGACACGAAGGTGGACAAGAACAAGTCTTACAGCCTGAAAGAGGCGTCCGCACTCGTAAAAGATATCAACTGCACGAAGTTCGACTCTTCTGTCGATCTGCATATCCGTCTGGGCGTAGATCCCAAGAAAGCCGACCAGGCTATCCGTGGTTCTGTAACACTGCCCCACGGTACTGGTAAAACCAAGAAAGTACTGGTACTCTGCACGCCTGACAAGGAAGCTGCTGCAAAAGAGGCTGGTGCTGACTTCGTAGGTCTGGATGATTTCATCGCGCAGATCGAAGGTGGCTGGACTGATGTTGACGTGATCATTGCGACGCCCGCAACGATGCCGAAGATCGGTAAGCTGGGAAAGATCCTGGGCCCCCGTAACCTGATGCCGAACCCGAAGACCGGTACTGTTACCAACGACGTAGCAGCTGCTGTAAACGAGGTGAAAGGCGGTAAGATCACTTTCAAGGTAGATAAAGCAGGTATCATCCACGCTTCTATCGGCCGTATTTCCTTCGCTCCCGAGAAGATCGAGCAGAACAGCCAGGAGCTGATCAACGCGATCATCAAGCTGAAACCGGCTACGGCGAAAGGTACTTACCTGAAAGGTTTGAGCATGGCAGCGACCATGAGCCCGGGTATCGTAATCGACACTAAATCTGTTCAAAACTAA
- the rplK gene encoding 50S ribosomal protein L11: MAKEIATYVKLQVKGGQANPAPPIGPALGSKGVNIMEFCKQFNARTQDKMGKVLPVLLTVYTDKSFDFVIKTPPAPVQLLEAAKVQSGSKEPNRNKVGKVSWDQVEAIAKDKMPDLNCFTLESAMRMVAGTARSMGITVDGKAPWEN, from the coding sequence ATGGCAAAAGAGATTGCAACGTATGTGAAATTGCAGGTAAAGGGCGGCCAAGCCAACCCTGCTCCTCCGATTGGCCCTGCTTTGGGTTCGAAAGGTGTGAACATCATGGAGTTCTGCAAACAGTTCAATGCCCGCACCCAGGACAAAATGGGTAAGGTATTACCGGTGTTACTGACTGTTTACACGGACAAATCCTTTGATTTCGTTATCAAAACTCCTCCGGCTCCGGTTCAACTGCTGGAAGCTGCGAAGGTTCAGAGTGGTTCCAAAGAGCCTAACCGTAACAAGGTGGGTAAAGTATCCTGGGATCAGGTGGAGGCTATCGCGAAAGACAAGATGCCTGACCTGAACTGCTTTACGCTGGAAAGCGCCATGAGAATGGTAGCTGGTACTGCGCGCAGCATGGGTATCACCGTAGACGGTAAAGCACCCTGGGAAAACTAA
- the rplL gene encoding 50S ribosomal protein L7/L12: MADVKALAEQLVGLTVKEVQELADVLKNEYGIEPAAAAVVVAADGGGGAAAAEEKTAFNVVLKSAGASKLNVVKVVKDLTGLGLKEAKELVDGAPKSVKEGVSKAEAEDLKAKLTEAGAEVEIQ, encoded by the coding sequence ATGGCAGACGTAAAAGCATTAGCTGAACAATTAGTAGGTCTTACTGTTAAGGAAGTACAGGAACTCGCAGACGTTCTGAAGAACGAATACGGTATCGAACCTGCTGCTGCTGCAGTTGTTGTAGCTGCTGACGGTGGTGGCGGAGCTGCTGCTGCTGAAGAGAAAACTGCTTTCAACGTAGTTCTGAAATCTGCAGGTGCAAGCAAACTGAACGTAGTTAAGGTTGTAAAGGACCTGACTGGCCTCGGTCTGAAAGAAGCCAAAGAACTGGTTGACGGTGCACCGAAATCAGTGAAAGAAGGCGTTAGCAAGGCTGAAGCAGAAGATCTGAAAGCGAAGCTGACAGAAGCTGGCGCTGAAGTTGAAATTCAGTAA
- the rpoC gene encoding DNA-directed RNA polymerase subunit beta', whose product MAIKKENRPKSNFSSITISLASPDTILERSYGEVLKPETINYRTYKPERDGLFCERIFGPVKDYECYCGKYKRIRYKGIVCDRCGVEVTEKKVRRERMGHIRLVVPVVHIWYFKSLPNKIGYLLGMSSKKLETIVYYERYVVIQSGVKQEKGLNYADLLTEEEYLDILDTLPKDNQLLPDEDPNKFIAKMGAEAVEMMLSRIDLDGLSYQLRNQAATETSQQRKAEALKRLSVVEAFRDANGRVDNRPEWMVMQYIPVVPPELRPLVPLDGGRFASSDLNDLYRRVIIRNNRLKRLIEIKAPEVILRNEKRMLQEAVDSLFDNSRKSNAVKAEGGRALKSLSDVLKGKQGRFRQNLLGKRVDYSGRSVIVVGPELKLHECGLPKDMAAELFKPFIIRKLIERGIVKTVKSAKKLVDRKEAVVWDILENVLKGHPVMLNRAPTLHRLSIQAFQPKLVEGKAIQLHPLVCSAFNADFDGDQMAVHVPLSNAAILEAQLLMLSSHNILNPQNGTPITLPSQDMVLGLYYISKGKKSTETEIVKGEGKAFYSAEEVIIAHNEGRVDLHANIRVKADVRKEDGTLERKLIETTVGRVIFNVYVPKEAGFVNALLTKKSLREIIGDIIKATDIPKTAKFLDDIKQLGFRTAFRGGLSFNINDLIIPDAKQLMIDGAAGEVDEVWDNYNMGLITNNERYNQIIDIWSRVDTKVTETLIRELASDKQGFNSVYMMLDSGARGSKQQIKQLAGLRGLMAKPRKSGSSGSEIIENPILSNFKDGLNVLEYFISTHGARKGLADTALKTADAGYLTRRLVDVAQDVVITEEDCGTLRGIATSALKDNEEVVEPLYDRILGRTSLHDVFNPSNDEELFVAAGEQITEEIARKIEESTIETVEIRSVLTCESKRGVCVRCYGKNLATGYTAQRGDAVGIIAAQSIGEPGTQLTLRTFHVGGVAGSASVESTLAAKFDGTVQFDGLRTTTFENNEGEKVQVVIGRTGELRIMDVKNDRLLITNNIPYGSTLNVKDGQKVVKGDVICTWDPFNAVIVSEIAGKIRFDSIIEGITFREEADEQTGHREKVVIETKDKNKIPSLLVDGNKEVKSYNLPVGSHIIVEEGVNVRAGQVIVKIPRVIGKLRDITGGLPRVTELFEARNPSNPAIVSEIDGVVAFGNIKRGNREIIIESRESHVKKYLVPLTRHILVQDGDFVKAGTALSDGSITPADILSIKGPFAVQEYLVNEIQEVYRLQGVKINDKHIEVIVRQMMRKVTIEDPGDTRFLEGDTTDKFEFFEENDQIFDKKVVTEAGESATMKAGQIVTLRQVREENSVLRRSDKKLVEYRDAETATSSPLLLGITKASLGTHSWISAASFQETTKVLSSAAINGKTDDMLGLKENVITGHLIPAGTGLREFENMIVGSKEEYDILASSKEVFQFDEEE is encoded by the coding sequence ATGGCCATCAAGAAAGAAAATCGTCCCAAATCAAATTTTAGCAGCATTACCATCAGTCTCGCTTCACCGGACACCATCCTGGAGCGTTCTTATGGCGAAGTGCTGAAACCCGAAACCATCAACTACCGGACCTACAAGCCGGAGCGCGATGGTTTGTTCTGCGAAAGGATCTTCGGTCCTGTAAAGGATTACGAGTGCTATTGCGGAAAGTATAAGCGTATCCGTTATAAGGGCATTGTGTGCGACCGCTGTGGGGTAGAAGTGACAGAGAAGAAAGTGCGTCGTGAAAGAATGGGGCACATCCGCCTGGTGGTGCCCGTAGTTCATATCTGGTATTTCAAATCATTACCCAATAAAATCGGTTACCTGCTCGGCATGAGCTCCAAGAAACTGGAAACCATCGTTTATTACGAACGTTATGTGGTGATCCAGTCTGGTGTGAAGCAAGAGAAAGGCCTCAACTATGCAGACCTGCTGACGGAAGAAGAGTACCTGGATATCCTGGATACCCTTCCGAAAGACAACCAGCTGCTGCCCGACGAGGATCCGAACAAGTTCATCGCGAAGATGGGCGCTGAAGCGGTAGAAATGATGCTTTCCAGGATCGACCTGGACGGCCTTTCCTACCAGCTCCGCAACCAGGCTGCCACGGAAACTTCCCAGCAGCGTAAAGCCGAGGCCCTCAAACGCCTCAGCGTGGTGGAAGCCTTCCGCGATGCCAATGGCCGTGTAGACAACCGCCCGGAATGGATGGTGATGCAATACATCCCCGTTGTTCCGCCGGAATTGCGCCCGCTCGTTCCCCTGGACGGTGGCCGCTTCGCGTCTTCCGACCTCAACGACCTCTACCGCCGCGTAATCATCCGCAACAACCGTCTGAAACGCCTGATCGAGATCAAGGCGCCCGAGGTGATCTTGCGTAACGAAAAACGTATGCTGCAGGAAGCCGTTGACTCCCTGTTCGATAACAGCCGTAAATCCAATGCCGTGAAAGCGGAAGGCGGACGCGCGCTGAAATCGCTCTCCGACGTACTGAAAGGCAAGCAAGGCCGTTTCCGTCAGAACCTTCTCGGTAAACGTGTGGACTACTCCGGTCGTTCCGTTATCGTGGTAGGCCCTGAACTGAAACTGCATGAGTGCGGCCTTCCGAAAGATATGGCTGCGGAGCTGTTCAAACCGTTCATTATCCGCAAACTCATTGAAAGGGGCATCGTTAAAACCGTGAAATCGGCCAAGAAGCTGGTAGACCGGAAAGAAGCCGTGGTTTGGGACATCCTGGAAAACGTACTGAAAGGTCACCCGGTGATGCTGAACCGTGCTCCGACCCTCCACCGTTTGTCCATCCAGGCTTTCCAGCCCAAACTGGTGGAAGGTAAAGCGATCCAGCTGCACCCGCTCGTGTGTTCCGCGTTCAACGCCGACTTTGACGGTGACCAGATGGCGGTACACGTGCCTTTGAGCAACGCCGCGATCCTGGAAGCACAGCTGCTGATGCTGTCTTCGCACAACATCCTCAACCCGCAGAACGGTACGCCGATCACCCTGCCTTCCCAGGACATGGTTCTCGGTCTGTACTACATCTCCAAGGGTAAAAAATCCACCGAAACCGAAATCGTGAAAGGCGAAGGCAAAGCTTTCTACTCCGCGGAAGAGGTGATCATCGCGCACAACGAAGGCCGTGTTGACCTGCACGCCAACATCCGTGTAAAAGCGGACGTTCGCAAGGAAGACGGTACCCTGGAGCGCAAACTGATCGAAACTACGGTGGGCCGTGTGATCTTCAACGTATACGTTCCGAAGGAAGCAGGTTTTGTAAACGCCCTGCTGACCAAGAAATCACTGCGTGAAATCATCGGCGACATCATCAAAGCGACCGACATTCCGAAAACCGCGAAGTTCCTGGACGACATCAAGCAATTGGGTTTCCGTACGGCATTCCGCGGTGGTCTGTCCTTCAATATCAATGACCTGATCATCCCCGACGCCAAGCAGCTCATGATCGACGGTGCTGCCGGCGAGGTGGACGAAGTGTGGGATAACTACAACATGGGTCTGATCACGAACAACGAGCGTTACAACCAGATCATCGACATCTGGAGCCGTGTGGACACGAAAGTGACCGAAACGCTGATACGCGAGCTGGCATCCGACAAACAGGGCTTCAACTCTGTGTACATGATGCTTGACTCCGGCGCCCGTGGTTCCAAACAACAGATTAAACAGCTGGCCGGTCTTAGAGGTCTGATGGCGAAACCGCGTAAATCCGGTTCCTCTGGTTCCGAGATCATCGAGAACCCCATCCTTTCCAACTTCAAGGACGGTCTGAACGTATTGGAATACTTCATCTCCACGCACGGTGCCCGTAAGGGTCTTGCGGATACGGCACTGAAAACGGCGGATGCGGGTTACCTGACCCGTCGTCTCGTTGACGTTGCGCAGGACGTGGTAATCACCGAAGAAGATTGCGGCACCCTCCGTGGTATCGCGACTTCCGCGCTGAAAGACAACGAAGAAGTAGTAGAACCGCTGTATGATCGTATCCTCGGCCGTACGTCTCTCCACGATGTGTTCAATCCTTCGAACGACGAGGAGCTCTTCGTTGCCGCAGGCGAACAGATCACTGAAGAGATCGCGCGTAAGATCGAGGAAAGCACTATCGAAACGGTGGAAATCCGTTCCGTACTCACCTGCGAAAGCAAACGTGGCGTGTGCGTTAGATGCTATGGCAAAAACCTGGCGACCGGTTACACGGCGCAACGTGGCGACGCTGTGGGTATCATCGCGGCACAGTCCATCGGTGAGCCTGGTACACAGCTGACACTGCGTACGTTCCACGTAGGTGGTGTGGCCGGTTCCGCATCGGTAGAATCCACCCTGGCAGCGAAATTCGACGGTACCGTACAGTTCGACGGCCTCCGTACCACTACCTTCGAAAACAACGAAGGCGAGAAAGTACAGGTGGTAATCGGCCGTACCGGTGAGTTGAGGATCATGGACGTGAAAAACGACCGCTTGCTCATCACCAACAACATCCCTTACGGTTCTACCCTGAACGTGAAAGATGGCCAGAAAGTGGTGAAAGGCGACGTGATCTGCACATGGGACCCCTTCAACGCCGTTATCGTTTCCGAAATCGCCGGTAAGATCCGGTTCGACAGCATCATCGAGGGTATCACCTTCCGTGAAGAAGCTGACGAGCAAACCGGTCACCGCGAGAAAGTGGTTATCGAAACTAAAGACAAGAACAAGATCCCGTCCCTCCTCGTGGATGGCAATAAAGAGGTGAAATCGTACAACTTGCCGGTGGGTTCCCACATCATCGTCGAAGAAGGCGTGAACGTGAGAGCTGGTCAGGTGATCGTGAAGATCCCCCGCGTAATCGGTAAGCTCCGCGACATCACCGGTGGTCTGCCCCGTGTAACTGAGCTTTTCGAAGCCCGTAACCCGAGCAACCCCGCCATCGTATCTGAGATCGACGGTGTAGTAGCTTTTGGTAACATCAAGCGTGGTAACCGCGAGATCATCATCGAAAGCCGCGAAAGCCACGTGAAAAAGTACCTCGTTCCGCTGACCCGCCACATCCTGGTACAGGACGGCGACTTCGTGAAAGCAGGTACCGCACTGTCCGACGGTTCCATCACCCCGGCCGATATCCTCTCCATCAAAGGTCCGTTTGCCGTACAGGAGTACCTCGTAAACGAGATCCAGGAGGTATACCGCCTGCAGGGTGTGAAGATCAACGACAAACACATCGAGGTGATTGTTCGCCAGATGATGCGCAAGGTAACCATCGAAGATCCGGGAGATACCCGCTTCCTCGAGGGCGATACTACCGACAAGTTCGAGTTCTTTGAAGAAAATGACCAGATCTTCGACAAGAAAGTGGTAACCGAAGCCGGTGAATCCGCTACGATGAAGGCTGGCCAGATCGTAACACTCCGCCAGGTACGTGAAGAAAACTCCGTGCTGCGCCGCTCCGACAAGAAGCTGGTGGAATACCGCGACGCGGAAACGGCTACTTCCAGCCCGCTCCTCCTCGGTATCACTAAGGCTTCGCTCGGTACGCACAGCTGGATCTCGGCAGCGTCCTTCCAGGAAACGACCAAAGTACTGTCTTCCGCAGCCATCAACGGCAAAACGGACGATATGCTTGGCCTGAAAGAGAACGTAATCACGGGTCACCTGATACCGGCCGGTACCGGTCTGAGAGAATTCGAGAACATGATCGTAGGTTCGAAAGAAGAATACGACATCCTCGCATCCTCGAAAGAAGTGTTCCAGTTCGACGAAGAAGAATAG
- the rplJ gene encoding 50S ribosomal protein L10 has translation MNKDQKNEVIELLKGKFTQYNNFYITNTESLTVAQVNHLRRVCFDKNVEMKVAKNTLIKKALESLDGEKYQGIYEALNGVTALMFSDSPKEPAVILSTFRKANAKLEKPVLKAAFVAEEIYLGDDQLANLVKIKTKNELIGEVIGLLQSPAKRVIAALLEKGKKEEGGEAAAEVAAPAAE, from the coding sequence ATGAACAAAGACCAGAAAAATGAAGTGATTGAGCTGCTGAAAGGCAAGTTTACTCAATATAACAACTTCTATATCACCAATACCGAGTCACTGACGGTAGCGCAGGTGAACCACCTGAGAAGGGTTTGTTTCGACAAGAACGTGGAAATGAAAGTGGCGAAGAACACCCTGATCAAGAAGGCGCTCGAGAGCCTGGACGGTGAGAAATATCAAGGGATCTACGAAGCGCTGAACGGCGTAACGGCCCTGATGTTCTCCGACAGCCCGAAAGAGCCTGCGGTTATCCTGAGCACTTTCCGTAAGGCGAATGCGAAACTGGAAAAGCCTGTTCTGAAAGCTGCGTTTGTAGCGGAGGAAATCTACCTGGGCGACGACCAGCTGGCTAACCTGGTGAAAATCAAGACCAAGAACGAGCTTATCGGCGAAGTTATCGGTCTGCTGCAATCTCCTGCGAAGCGCGTAATCGCTGCCCTGCTCGAGAAAGGCAAGAAAGAAGAAGGTGGAGAAGCCGCTGCAGAAGTAGCTGCTCCCGCAGCCGAGTAA
- the rpoB gene encoding DNA-directed RNA polymerase subunit beta, whose translation MLTANFEYVSKKAQTNERVNFGKIKQVAETPDLLAIQIQSFKDFFQLETTPDKRNNEGLFKVFKENFPITDTRNIFNLEFLDYFVDPPRYTIEECIERGLTYSVPLKAKLRLSCNDEEHVDFQTIVQDVFLGNIPYMTPRGTFVINGAERVVVSQLHRSPGVFFGQSVHPNGTKIYSARVIPFKGAWMEFATDINNVMYAYIDRKKKFPVTTLLRAIGYETDKDILELFGMADEVKADRKNLEKYAGKKLAARVLRSWVEDFVDEDTGEVVSIERNEIVLERDSILDEANIELITDMAVKSVFVQKEEVSGDFAIIYNTLNKDTSNSELEAVQHIYRQLRGADAPDDETARGIIDKLFFSDKRYDLGDVGRYKINRKLGLATALDMKVLTKQDIIAIIKYLVQLTNGKAEIDDIDHLSNRRVRTVGEQLYAQFGVGLARMARTIRERMNVRDNEVFTPVDLINARTLSSVINSFFGTSQLSQFLDQTNPLSEITHKRRISALGPGGLSRERAGFEVRDVHYSHYGRLCTIETPEGPNIGLISTLCVHAMVNEMGFIETPYRKVKDGKVDMNKIEYLSAEEEDSVKIAQANAPLDEKGAFTGDKVKSRETGDFPILDPGEVEFMDVAPNQIVGLSASLIPFLEHDDANRALMGSNMQRQAVPLIAPQVPIVGTGLEGKAARDSRLQITSKGKGVVEFVDANEIHVRYERDEMQKLVSFEDDLIVYQLTKFVKTNQSTCINLRPAVKKGQKVEEGDFLTEGYATRAGELALGRNLKVAFMPWKGYNFEDAIVISERVAKEDWFTSIHIDEYELEVRDTKLGEEELTPDIPNVSEEATKDLDQNGIIRVGAHIKEGDILIGKITPRGESDPSPEEKLLRAIFGDKASDAKDASLKAPPSTEGVVIDKKLFSRAKKDKNSKTREKAALEKLEKIHQKNEEDLLEVLMGKLLTLLKEKTSAGITNTYGEVLISKGSKFSNKNLANVDFQNVNPLGWTTDQDTNDQINTLLHNYNIKYNEELGRYKREKFNISIGDELPAGVLKLAKVYLASKRKLKVGDKMAGRHGNKGIVAKIVRDEDMPFLEDGTPVDIVLNPLGVPSRMNLGQIYETVLGWAGQKLGVRFATPIFDGASTEEIAGYISEAKLPSFGHTYLSDGETGERFHQKATVGIIYMLKLSHMVDDKMHARSIGPYSLITQQPLGGKAQFGGQRFGEMEVWALEAYGASNILQELLTIKSDDIVGRAKAYESIVKGDNIPKAGVPESFNVLIHELRGLGLDLKFD comes from the coding sequence ATATTAACTGCTAACTTCGAATATGTCTCTAAAAAAGCCCAAACTAACGAAAGAGTAAATTTTGGAAAGATCAAACAAGTTGCTGAGACACCGGATCTGTTGGCTATCCAAATCCAATCTTTCAAGGATTTCTTCCAATTAGAAACCACACCAGACAAGCGTAACAACGAAGGCCTTTTTAAAGTATTCAAGGAAAACTTCCCGATCACGGATACCAGAAATATCTTCAATCTGGAGTTCCTGGACTATTTCGTAGACCCTCCGCGTTATACCATCGAAGAATGTATTGAGCGGGGTTTGACGTATTCCGTTCCGCTGAAAGCGAAGCTTCGCCTCAGCTGTAACGACGAAGAACACGTCGATTTCCAAACCATTGTGCAGGATGTGTTCCTCGGGAACATTCCCTACATGACCCCCAGAGGTACTTTCGTTATCAACGGCGCTGAGCGTGTAGTTGTATCCCAGCTTCACCGTTCGCCCGGTGTGTTCTTTGGACAGTCCGTGCATCCCAATGGTACCAAGATCTACTCTGCAAGGGTGATCCCCTTCAAAGGTGCCTGGATGGAGTTTGCGACAGACATCAACAACGTGATGTACGCTTACATCGACCGTAAGAAGAAGTTCCCGGTTACCACCCTGTTAAGGGCTATCGGCTATGAAACAGACAAGGACATCCTCGAGCTGTTCGGCATGGCTGACGAAGTAAAAGCAGACCGCAAGAATCTTGAGAAATACGCCGGCAAAAAGCTGGCTGCCCGCGTTTTACGCAGCTGGGTGGAAGATTTCGTGGATGAAGACACGGGCGAAGTGGTGAGCATCGAAAGGAATGAGATCGTGCTCGAGCGCGACTCCATCCTGGACGAAGCGAACATCGAACTGATCACCGATATGGCCGTGAAATCCGTATTTGTGCAGAAGGAAGAAGTAAGCGGCGACTTTGCCATCATTTACAATACCCTCAACAAAGACACCTCCAACTCCGAGCTGGAAGCCGTTCAGCACATCTACCGCCAACTGCGCGGTGCAGATGCGCCGGATGATGAAACAGCAAGGGGTATCATCGATAAATTATTCTTCTCCGACAAACGCTATGACCTGGGCGATGTAGGCCGTTACAAAATCAACCGTAAACTGGGCCTCGCCACAGCACTCGATATGAAAGTGCTGACCAAACAGGATATCATCGCGATCATCAAATATCTCGTTCAGCTGACCAACGGCAAGGCGGAGATCGACGATATCGATCACCTGTCCAACCGCCGCGTCCGCACCGTGGGCGAGCAACTGTACGCGCAGTTCGGCGTAGGCCTGGCGCGTATGGCCCGTACCATCCGCGAGCGTATGAACGTACGTGACAACGAGGTATTTACGCCGGTAGACCTGATCAATGCGAGGACGCTGTCTTCCGTGATCAACTCCTTCTTCGGTACCAGCCAGCTTTCCCAGTTCCTGGACCAGACCAATCCCCTGTCCGAGATTACGCACAAGCGTCGTATCTCCGCACTCGGGCCCGGCGGTCTGTCCCGCGAGCGCGCAGGCTTCGAGGTGCGTGACGTACACTATAGCCACTATGGCCGTCTCTGCACGATCGAAACGCCTGAAGGTCCGAACATCGGTCTGATCTCCACCCTGTGCGTTCATGCCATGGTGAATGAGATGGGCTTCATCGAAACACCGTACCGCAAGGTGAAAGACGGTAAAGTGGACATGAACAAGATCGAGTACCTGAGCGCTGAGGAAGAAGACTCCGTTAAAATTGCACAGGCAAACGCCCCGCTCGACGAGAAGGGCGCGTTTACAGGCGATAAAGTGAAATCCCGCGAAACCGGCGATTTCCCGATCCTCGACCCGGGAGAAGTCGAATTCATGGACGTGGCGCCGAACCAGATCGTGGGTCTGAGCGCTTCCCTGATTCCGTTCCTCGAGCATGATGACGCCAACCGTGCGCTCATGGGATCGAACATGCAACGGCAGGCCGTTCCGCTGATCGCCCCCCAGGTTCCCATTGTGGGTACCGGCCTGGAAGGCAAGGCAGCGCGTGACTCCCGCCTGCAGATCACTTCGAAAGGCAAGGGCGTTGTGGAATTCGTTGACGCCAACGAGATCCACGTTCGCTACGAGCGCGACGAAATGCAGAAACTGGTGAGCTTCGAAGACGACCTGATCGTTTACCAGCTGACCAAATTCGTTAAAACCAACCAGAGCACCTGCATCAACCTTCGTCCGGCCGTGAAGAAAGGACAGAAGGTGGAGGAAGGGGACTTCCTGACGGAAGGTTACGCCACCCGCGCCGGCGAGCTGGCACTGGGCCGCAACCTGAAAGTAGCGTTCATGCCCTGGAAAGGTTACAACTTCGAGGATGCTATCGTAATCTCGGAGCGCGTAGCCAAAGAAGACTGGTTTACCTCTATCCATATCGACGAGTACGAGCTGGAAGTGCGCGACACCAAGCTGGGTGAAGAAGAACTGACGCCGGATATCCCGAACGTGAGCGAAGAGGCCACCAAGGACCTGGATCAGAATGGTATCATCCGTGTAGGTGCGCACATTAAAGAAGGCGACATCCTTATCGGTAAGATCACTCCCCGCGGCGAAAGCGATCCTTCTCCGGAAGAAAAGCTGCTCCGCGCGATCTTCGGCGACAAGGCTTCCGATGCGAAAGACGCATCCCTGAAGGCGCCCCCGTCCACCGAAGGCGTTGTGATCGATAAAAAACTGTTCTCCCGCGCGAAGAAGGACAAAAACTCCAAAACCCGCGAGAAAGCAGCCCTTGAGAAACTGGAGAAAATCCACCAGAAAAACGAGGAAGACCTGCTCGAAGTACTGATGGGCAAATTGCTGACCCTGCTGAAGGAAAAAACTTCCGCGGGCATCACCAACACCTACGGTGAAGTACTGATTTCCAAAGGCTCCAAGTTCTCCAACAAGAACCTGGCGAATGTGGATTTCCAGAACGTAAACCCGCTGGGCTGGACGACCGATCAGGACACCAACGACCAGATCAACACCCTGCTCCACAACTACAACATCAAGTACAACGAGGAGCTGGGCCGTTATAAACGTGAGAAATTCAACATCTCCATCGGTGACGAACTGCCTGCAGGCGTACTGAAACTGGCGAAGGTTTACCTGGCCAGCAAACGTAAACTGAAGGTGGGCGACAAGATGGCGGGCCGCCACGGTAACAAAGGTATCGTAGCCAAGATCGTGCGTGATGAAGACATGCCGTTCCTGGAAGATGGTACACCGGTAGACATCGTACTGAACCCCCTGGGCGTACCTTCCCGTATGAACCTCGGGCAGATTTACGAAACCGTACTGGGCTGGGCCGGTCAGAAACTGGGCGTTCGTTTCGCCACTCCGATCTTCGACGGTGCGAGCACCGAAGAAATCGCGGGTTACATTTCTGAAGCGAAACTGCCGAGCTTCGGCCACACTTACCTGAGCGATGGCGAAACCGGCGAACGCTTCCACCAGAAAGCGACCGTAGGTATCATCTATATGCTGAAACTCAGCCACATGGTGGACGACAAGATGCACGCCCGTTCAATCGGACCCTACTCCCTCATCACGCAACAGCCCCTGGGTGGTAAAGCCCAGTTCGGTGGCCAGCGTTTTGGTGAGATGGAGGTGTGGGCACTCGAAGCTTACGGTGCATCCAATATCCTGCAGGAACTGCTCACCATCAAGTCCGACGATATCGTGGGCCGCGCGAAAGCTTACGAATCGATCGTTAAGGGCGACAACATCCCGAAAGCGGGTGTTCCCGAGTCCTTCAACGTATTGATCCACGAGCTGAGAGGCCTGGGTCTGGACCTGAAATTCGACTGA